One stretch of Desulfatibacillum aliphaticivorans DSM 15576 DNA includes these proteins:
- the rfbC gene encoding dTDP-4-dehydrorhamnose 3,5-epimerase — protein MKIQETSLPGVLIVEPSVFSDHRGLFMETYHSDRFAAHGLDVKFVQDNLSLSGENVLRGLHYQIKHVQTKLVQAVQGRIFDVAVDVRKGSPSFGQWTGAVLDDESHRQMFIPAGFAHGFCVLSKEARVCYKCDALYAPGDEGTLLWSDPDVGVEWPLSDPILSEKDQAGPRLKDIPPNRLPVYK, from the coding sequence ATGAAAATACAGGAAACATCCCTTCCCGGAGTTTTGATCGTAGAACCCTCGGTCTTTTCCGACCACCGGGGCCTTTTTATGGAGACCTATCACAGCGACCGCTTTGCAGCCCACGGCCTGGACGTGAAGTTCGTCCAGGACAACCTATCCCTTTCCGGCGAAAACGTGCTGCGCGGCCTTCATTATCAGATAAAACACGTCCAGACCAAACTGGTCCAGGCCGTCCAGGGACGAATCTTTGACGTGGCCGTGGACGTCCGCAAGGGCTCGCCTTCCTTCGGCCAATGGACGGGCGCAGTCCTGGACGATGAAAGCCACAGGCAGATGTTCATCCCGGCCGGGTTCGCCCACGGGTTTTGCGTGCTCAGCAAGGAAGCCCGGGTCTGCTACAAATGCGACGCCCTTTACGCCCCCGGAGACGAAGGGACGCTCTTATGGTCCGACCCGGACGTAGGCGTTGAATGGCCCTTGTCCGATCCCATCCTGTCGGAAAAAGACCAGGCCGGACCCAGGCTTAAGGACATCCCCCCCAACCGTTTGCCTGTATACAAATAA
- the rfbA gene encoding glucose-1-phosphate thymidylyltransferase RfbA gives MKGIILAGGTGARLYPLTQVVSKQLLPVYDKPMVYYPLSVLMLAGIREILIISTPQDLPLFKKLLGGGGRLGLSLTYTVQDRPEGLAQAFLLGESFIGDGSVCLILGDNLFYGQTLTPLLRESVELEKGGIIFAYPVKNPEEYGVVEFNAQGMAVNIEEKPEKPKSQYAIPGLYFYDNRVVELTRRLKPSPRGELEITDLNRLYLDKGELKVKVMGRGMAWLDTGTHDTLQQASNYVRIIQERQGLKISCVEEIAYRMGFINGEQVEKLAAPLLSSGYGQYLLDMLAQEKY, from the coding sequence ATGAAGGGGATTATCCTTGCCGGAGGGACCGGCGCCCGGCTTTACCCGCTCACCCAGGTGGTGTCCAAGCAGTTGCTGCCGGTTTACGACAAGCCCATGGTGTACTATCCCCTTTCGGTGCTTATGCTGGCGGGAATCAGGGAGATCCTCATTATTTCCACGCCCCAGGATCTGCCCTTGTTCAAAAAGCTGTTGGGCGGCGGCGGCAGGCTTGGCCTGTCCCTGACTTACACGGTGCAGGACCGGCCCGAAGGCTTGGCCCAGGCCTTTCTTTTGGGAGAATCCTTTATTGGAGACGGTTCCGTCTGCCTGATATTGGGAGACAACCTGTTTTACGGCCAGACCCTGACGCCTTTGCTGCGGGAGTCGGTGGAGTTGGAAAAGGGCGGAATCATCTTCGCCTATCCGGTGAAAAACCCGGAGGAATACGGCGTGGTGGAGTTCAACGCCCAGGGCATGGCCGTCAACATCGAGGAAAAGCCGGAGAAGCCCAAAAGTCAGTACGCCATTCCAGGGCTGTATTTTTATGACAACCGGGTTGTGGAGCTGACCCGGCGCCTGAAGCCCTCCCCCCGGGGGGAGTTGGAAATCACGGACCTGAACCGGCTGTATCTGGACAAAGGCGAATTAAAGGTGAAAGTCATGGGCCGGGGCATGGCCTGGCTGGACACCGGAACTCACGACACCCTGCAGCAGGCGTCCAATTACGTGCGCATCATCCAGGAACGCCAGGGGCTGAAAATCTCCTGCGTGGAGGAAATCGCCTATCGCATGGGCTTTATCAACGGGGAGCAGGTGGAGAAACTGGCCGCCCCGCTGCTTTCCAGCGGCTACGGCCAATATCTGCTCGACATGCTGGCCCAGGAAAAATACTGA
- a CDS encoding transposase has protein sequence MPRSSRIDAPGVLHHVMIRGIERKPIFFDDQDRNALEERLSDVLPETGAACYAWVFMENHAHFLLRSPVAGISHVMQRLMTSFAMYINRRYGRHGPLFQNRFKSVICQEDAYFKELVRYIHLNPVRAGLMQKLSELALHPYCGHGNLMGKNRHPWQDVDYVLSGFGKSVREARKNYQAFVEAGISMGRREDLTGGGLIRSMGGWEAVKQAFPSKEHRQKSDQRILGDGDFVQAVLAQAKEHLSRKYVLQSKGLDKGAILLRVASLYGISPDSVLSGTRRKPIPDARAVYCYWTVKELGVAQIQMARDLSMRSSTIAYAVQRGEKIVKENRWDIMDG, from the coding sequence ATGCCAAGGTCTTCCCGAATAGACGCCCCAGGCGTTTTGCATCATGTGATGATCCGGGGAATCGAGCGTAAGCCGATTTTTTTCGATGATCAGGATCGCAACGCCTTGGAGGAGCGGTTAAGCGACGTTCTCCCGGAGACAGGTGCAGCCTGCTACGCCTGGGTTTTCATGGAAAACCACGCCCATTTCCTGCTGCGCAGCCCTGTCGCCGGGATTTCTCATGTGATGCAACGGCTAATGACCAGTTTTGCCATGTATATCAACCGGCGTTATGGCCGTCATGGGCCGTTGTTCCAAAACCGATTTAAATCGGTAATTTGTCAGGAAGACGCCTATTTCAAAGAACTGGTGCGGTATATTCACTTGAATCCCGTACGGGCCGGTTTGATGCAGAAGTTGTCCGAGCTGGCGTTGCACCCATATTGCGGCCATGGCAATCTAATGGGGAAAAACCGGCATCCTTGGCAGGATGTTGATTATGTTTTAAGCGGCTTTGGAAAGAGCGTCCGTGAGGCGCGAAAGAACTACCAAGCCTTTGTGGAAGCAGGGATATCCATGGGCAGGAGGGAGGACCTGACAGGCGGAGGCCTCATTCGAAGCATGGGAGGTTGGGAGGCAGTCAAGCAGGCTTTCCCGTCTAAAGAACACCGCCAGAAGAGCGATCAGAGGATTCTGGGGGACGGGGATTTCGTCCAGGCAGTTCTGGCGCAAGCCAAGGAGCATCTTTCCAGGAAGTATGTGCTGCAATCTAAGGGCCTTGACAAAGGGGCGATTCTCCTCAGAGTTGCGTCTCTTTATGGAATTTCGCCTGATTCCGTGCTTTCAGGGACCCGAAGAAAGCCCATTCCCGACGCAAGGGCAGTCTATTGCTATTGGACCGTTAAAGAACTGGGAGTCGCCCAAATTCAAATGGCCCGCGACTTGTCCATGAGGTCAAGCACCATTGCCTACGCAGTGCAGCGCGGAGAGAAGATCGTCAAAGAGAACAGGTGGGATATTATGGATGGCTGA
- a CDS encoding mannose-1-phosphate guanylyltransferase/mannose-6-phosphate isomerase produces MILPVILAGGSGTRLWPLSRYQYPKQLLALSGDNSLLQRTALRLQGLEGAASPLVVCNEKHRFFVAEQFLQMEIDPFSIVLEPVGKNTAPAVAAAAIKALALGEDPVLFVLPADHHIQDAEGFLKSAKTGEALAEQGRLITFGVVPHAPETGYGYIRKGESFAEGAFILDKFVEKPDLPTAEQYLASGDYLWNSGMFMFKASVVLEELKKHAPEIVQACKQAVEEGREDLDFFRLDAKAFGQSPSISIDYAVMEKTSQGVVLPLEIGWDDLGSWESLWQTGEKDENSNVLVGDVTTVDVTNSYLHATKRMLAAVGVSDLVVVETADAILVANRDKVQNVKHIVEELRKRQREEAVSHRKVYRPWGSYESIEVSNRFQVKLITVKPGAKLSLQKHFHRAEHWVVVSGTAIASRDGEEITLHEDQSTYIPLGVVHRLENPGKIPLELIEVQSGAYLGEDDIVRLDDVYGR; encoded by the coding sequence ATGATATTACCGGTAATTTTGGCGGGAGGGTCCGGCACCCGGTTGTGGCCCTTGTCCCGATATCAATATCCCAAGCAATTGCTTGCCCTTTCCGGGGATAATTCCCTGCTGCAAAGGACGGCTTTGCGTCTTCAGGGATTGGAGGGGGCTGCCTCGCCCCTGGTGGTTTGCAATGAAAAGCACCGTTTTTTCGTGGCGGAGCAATTCCTGCAAATGGAAATCGATCCTTTTTCCATCGTCCTGGAGCCTGTGGGAAAAAACACGGCGCCGGCCGTAGCGGCCGCGGCCATAAAGGCTTTGGCCCTGGGCGAGGACCCGGTGCTTTTTGTGCTGCCGGCGGATCACCACATTCAGGACGCAGAAGGCTTTTTAAAATCCGCCAAGACCGGAGAGGCTCTGGCCGAACAAGGCCGCCTGATCACCTTCGGCGTAGTCCCTCACGCTCCGGAAACCGGATACGGTTACATCCGCAAAGGCGAGTCTTTCGCCGAAGGCGCGTTCATCCTGGATAAATTCGTGGAAAAGCCGGACCTGCCCACGGCGGAGCAATATCTGGCCTCCGGCGATTATCTCTGGAATTCGGGCATGTTCATGTTCAAGGCCTCGGTGGTGCTGGAGGAACTGAAAAAGCATGCGCCTGAAATTGTCCAGGCCTGCAAGCAGGCCGTGGAGGAAGGCCGGGAGGACCTGGACTTTTTCCGTCTGGACGCCAAGGCCTTCGGCCAGTCGCCGTCCATTTCCATTGACTATGCGGTCATGGAAAAGACGTCTCAGGGCGTGGTCCTGCCCTTGGAAATCGGATGGGACGACCTGGGTTCCTGGGAATCCTTGTGGCAGACCGGAGAAAAGGACGAAAACAGCAACGTGCTGGTGGGCGACGTCACCACGGTGGACGTAACCAACTCCTATCTGCACGCCACAAAGCGTATGCTGGCGGCCGTGGGCGTTTCGGATCTGGTGGTGGTGGAGACGGCGGACGCCATCCTGGTGGCCAACCGGGACAAGGTGCAGAACGTCAAGCACATTGTGGAGGAGCTGAGAAAACGGCAGCGGGAGGAAGCGGTCAGCCACAGAAAGGTGTACCGCCCCTGGGGATCGTACGAAAGCATTGAGGTTTCCAACCGCTTTCAGGTCAAATTGATTACGGTCAAGCCCGGCGCCAAGCTTTCGCTCCAGAAGCATTTTCATCGCGCCGAACATTGGGTGGTGGTGAGCGGCACGGCCATCGCCAGCCGTGACGGCGAGGAAATCACCCTTCATGAAGACCAGTCTACGTATATTCCCTTGGGCGTGGTGCATCGGCTGGAAAATCCGGGAAAAATCCCCCTGGAATTGATCGAGGTCCAGTCCGGCGCCTACCTGGGTGAAGACGATATAGTCCGTCTGGATGACGTGTACGGCCGATAA